The following proteins are encoded in a genomic region of Drosophila miranda strain MSH22 chromosome 4, D.miranda_PacBio2.1, whole genome shotgun sequence:
- the LOC108162686 gene encoding intraflagellar transport protein 52 homolog, whose protein sequence is MSNKPIICFDTSKNERFQISDNYKMLHRKLKVNWNVEQSDAELQKGHLSRAKIFVLAGPQDRFTEDEFEVLKHYVEVDGGSLLVLLGEGGEQEFNTNVNFFLEQYGIYINGDNVVRPHYYKNFHPKECIVGGGVVCESMWRHLIKLDIEKVDYDFSDEKYKIHFQYPYGATLNISEPANVLLTTGPVVYPFNRPLAGYYTNGKGGKILAIGSGYIWHDKYLQDKTNDAMLEYILKLLGGDGISYTHLDFNDVELSDNKHFTDLAFLADMPKACLIDSIGTEMPTDFKQMFDMEMCALSNRLLKDVIDTYEQLHVKYEPLRIIKPQFEIPLPNLQLATFPPIFSEPPAPPLELYDLDETFSGARSQLAHMTGQCMQALQSKEPARRSLNQRELENYVKECARITAIVEEQQDMPAREILNIVARQIVSYRPYAED, encoded by the exons ATGTCTAATAAACCCATTATCTGCTTTGATACATCCAAAAATGAGCGATTTCAAATATCGGACAACTATAAAATGCTTCACCGCAAGCTGAAGGTCAACTGGAACGTGGAACA AAGCGATGCCGAACTGCAAAAAGGGCACCTTTCGCGTGCCAAGATATTCGTCCTGGCTGGCCCCCAGGATCGCTTCACCGAGGATGAGTTCGAAGTGCTCAAACACTATGTGGAGGTGGACGGAGGCAGTCTGTTGGTTCTCCTTGGCGAGGGCGGCGAACAGGAGTTCAACACGAACGTAAATTTTTTTCTGGAGCAGTACGGGATCTACATCAACGGGGACAATGTGGTGCGACCGCACTACTACAAGAATTTTCATCCCAAAGAGTGCATTGTGGGTGGTGGAGTGGTCTGCGAGTCCATGTGGCGACACCTCATCAAGCTGGACATTGAGAAGGTCGACTACGACTTCAGCGACGAGAAGTACAAGATACACTTTCAGTATCCCTACGGAGCCACCCTGAATATCTCCGAGCCAGCCAATGTCCTGCTCACCACAGGCCCCGTGGTGTATCCCTTCAATCGTCCACTGGCGGGCTACTATACCAATGGCAAAGGCGGAAAGATCTTGGCCATTGGCTCGGGCTACATCTGGCATGATAAGTATTTGCAGGACAAGACGAATGACGCCATGCTGGAGTATATATTGAAGCTCTTGGGAGGAGATGGGATAAGCTACACGCACTTGGACTTTAACGATGTGGAG CTCAGCGACAACAAGCACTTTACGGATCTGGCCTTCCTGGCGGACATGCCCAAGGCCTGTCTGATCGACTCGATCGGCACCGAAATGCCCACGGACTTCAAGCAAATGTTCGACATGGAGATGTGCGCGCTGAGCAACCGCCTGCTGAAGGATGTCATCGATACGTACGAGCAACTGCACGTGAAATACGAGCCGCTGAGGATCATCAAGCCGCAGTTTGAGATCCCATTGCCCAACCTCCAGTTGGCCACATTTCCGCCCATCTTCAGCGAGCCGCCAGCCCCACCGCTGGAGCTGTACGATCTGGATGAGACCTTCAGTGGGGCACGCTCACAGTTGGCACACATGACGGGCCAGTGCATGCAGGCCCTCCAGTCCAAGGAGCCAGCGCGGCGCAGCCTCAACCAACGGGAACTGGAGAACTACGTGAAAGAGTGCGCCAGGATAACGGCCATTGTGGAGGAACAGCAAGACATGCCAGCCCGCGAGATACTCAACATTGTGGCCCGCCAGATAGTCAGCTACAGGCCATATGCGGAGGATTAG